A region of Leclercia adecarboxylata DNA encodes the following proteins:
- a CDS encoding class I SAM-dependent methyltransferase, whose amino-acid sequence MTTQSHHDNVEKQFGSQAKAYLTSAVHASGRDLQRLAERLADFPEASVLDLGCGAGHASFVAAQQVAHVTAYDLSSQMLEVVSAAASEKGLSNITTRQGYAESLPFDDQTFDIVISRYSAHHWHDVGQALREVKRVLKPGGLVIIMDIMSPGHPVRDIWLQTVEALRDTSHVRNYSSGEWLSMLTEAGLISRSLQTDRLTLEFSSWIARMRTPEALSQAIRLYQDSASAEVKAYFELQEEGSFTSDTILAEAQKAG is encoded by the coding sequence ATGACAACACAGTCCCATCATGACAACGTAGAAAAACAGTTTGGCTCCCAGGCTAAGGCCTATCTGACGAGCGCGGTGCACGCATCCGGGCGCGATTTGCAGCGGCTGGCTGAACGTCTGGCCGATTTTCCTGAGGCCAGCGTCCTTGATTTAGGCTGCGGGGCGGGTCATGCCAGCTTCGTGGCGGCGCAGCAGGTGGCGCATGTGACCGCATACGACTTGTCCAGCCAGATGCTGGAGGTGGTATCAGCCGCGGCCAGTGAGAAGGGATTAAGTAATATCACCACCCGTCAGGGCTATGCGGAATCCTTACCCTTTGACGATCAAACGTTTGATATTGTGATTAGCCGCTATTCGGCGCACCACTGGCATGATGTCGGCCAGGCGTTGCGCGAGGTTAAAAGGGTACTGAAGCCGGGTGGTCTGGTTATCATCATGGATATCATGTCGCCGGGCCACCCGGTACGTGATATCTGGTTACAGACGGTGGAAGCGCTGCGGGATACTTCGCATGTCCGCAACTATTCCAGCGGCGAGTGGTTGTCCATGTTAACCGAGGCGGGGCTGATCTCGCGATCGTTGCAGACTGACCGGTTGACGCTGGAGTTTTCTTCGTGGATCGCCCGTATGCGCACCCCAGAGGCTCTGAGCCAGGCGATTCGCCTGTATCAGGATAGCGCCTCTGCCGAGGTC